The following coding sequences are from one Methyloterricola oryzae window:
- a CDS encoding DUF2092 domain-containing protein: MLRKQHGSSRMLLSPIALSLTLAAAGCAHKGESGKAVPTPIQPAVVQPVAPPPPPPSTFEQPALDRLKQMSETLATAKSLTFKARSSGEFPAKTGQFVTYFAESSLALKRPNMLRAKVGGDLPHFVLYYNGSKLAAFDPAKKLYATTDAPNTLDAMLPFAMEKTGITFPSADFMVADPYQALTKELTHAIVVGPAQVHGVACEHFAFMNANTNWEIWIESGKNALPRRLAVTYKDVPNFPRFVVELSDWNLKPSLSAGMFDFSKPEGAKQVEFGTQMAAPGK, translated from the coding sequence ATGCTAAGAAAACAACATGGCTCAAGCCGGATGCTCCTGAGTCCCATCGCACTGTCGCTCACGCTGGCGGCTGCGGGTTGCGCGCACAAGGGTGAATCCGGCAAGGCGGTTCCCACGCCCATCCAGCCGGCCGTGGTGCAACCCGTCGCCCCACCGCCACCGCCGCCCTCCACCTTCGAACAGCCCGCCCTGGATCGCCTGAAGCAGATGAGCGAAACCTTGGCGACAGCGAAGTCCCTCACGTTCAAGGCGCGCAGCTCCGGTGAATTCCCTGCCAAGACCGGCCAGTTCGTCACGTATTTCGCCGAGTCGAGCCTGGCGTTAAAACGGCCCAACATGCTGAGAGCAAAGGTCGGCGGAGATCTGCCGCATTTCGTGCTCTACTACAACGGCAGCAAGCTCGCGGCCTTCGACCCTGCCAAGAAGCTCTACGCGACAACGGATGCTCCGAACACCCTGGATGCCATGCTGCCATTCGCCATGGAGAAAACCGGAATCACCTTCCCCTCGGCGGATTTCATGGTGGCCGATCCCTACCAGGCCCTGACCAAGGAACTGACCCACGCCATCGTGGTGGGCCCGGCCCAGGTGCACGGCGTCGCCTGCGAGCATTTCGCCTTCATGAATGCCAACACCAACTGGGAAATCTGGATCGAGAGCGGCAAGAACGCCCTGCCACGCCGCCTGGCGGTAACCTATAAAGATGTGCCTAACTTTCCAAGATTCGTGGTGGAGCTATCCGACTGGAACCTGAAGCCCAGTCTCTCCGCCGGCATGTTCGACTTCAGCAAGCCCGAAGGCGCGAAGCAGGTGGAATTCGGAACGCAAATGGCCGCGCCCGGCAAGTGA
- a CDS encoding DUF3313 domain-containing protein: protein MTPRRSTIKTLIALPLVGLALTACTTTEKADVNKQGLACGFLGTVCDQLTPGGDGQAGLRYVNPSAKWTSYSKMMVDPVTFWGAPSSSVSGSDQQMLVNYFHQQLVAELGKKFEIVDKPGPGVMKIDVAMLDAEAATPGLRSVSMIIPQAHMLSNLKYLATGTFPFVGQAQGAAKLTDAQTGQVLAAVVDRQIGGGSIEAGFQWQWGDAENAITTWSQKLAEKLSSWTSGQATP from the coding sequence ATGACACCGCGCAGGTCCACCATCAAAACCCTCATCGCATTGCCTCTCGTGGGCCTTGCGCTGACCGCCTGCACCACCACCGAAAAGGCAGACGTGAACAAGCAAGGTCTTGCCTGCGGCTTTCTCGGCACCGTGTGCGATCAACTGACGCCAGGCGGCGATGGTCAGGCCGGTTTGCGTTATGTGAACCCCTCCGCAAAGTGGACTTCCTACAGCAAGATGATGGTCGACCCCGTGACGTTCTGGGGAGCGCCATCCAGCTCGGTTTCCGGTTCCGATCAGCAGATGCTGGTGAACTATTTCCACCAGCAACTGGTGGCTGAACTGGGCAAAAAGTTCGAGATTGTCGACAAGCCCGGTCCCGGCGTGATGAAAATCGATGTCGCCATGTTGGACGCCGAGGCCGCGACGCCGGGCCTGCGCAGCGTGTCCATGATCATTCCTCAGGCACACATGCTCAGCAACCTGAAATATCTCGCTACCGGCACCTTCCCCTTCGTTGGCCAGGCCCAGGGCGCGGCGAAGCTGACCGACGCTCAGACCGGCCAGGTGCTGGCGGCCGTAGTCGATCGCCAGATCGGTGGCGGTTCCATCGAGGCCGGGTTCCAGTGGCAGTGGGGCGATGCCGAGAACGCCATTACCACATGGTCGCAGAAGCTGGCGGAGAAGCTATCCTCCTGGACCAGCGGCCAGGCCACTCCGTAA